The genomic DNA CCCAGGAAGAAACGCGGTTTCGTGCCGTATGGGCGCAGGCCGACGTGACATTGACGGGGTCTCGATTTTAGAGTCCCGCGCCGGTTCGGGCCCCGGGGCCCATCTCTGTGCCAGACAAAGGATACGAGATGCTGAAGACGGATTACGTGTTTCATGCCACTGAAGAGGCCCGTGAATTAGAGCGGTTGCAGATGCTGGAGCGGATCTTCGATCCGGGCACGCAACGACGGATGTTAGCCACCGGACTGACGACCGGGTGGCACTGCCTGGAAGTGGGAGCAGGGGCCGGCTCCATCGTGCGTTGGCTGGAGCAGCGGGTCGGGCCATCCGGCAAGGTGGTCGCGGTCGATACAAACCCGAGGTTCTTGCGCGGGAGCGGCAGCTCAACCATCGAAATCCTGCAAGGGGATATCTGTGACATGGAGTTTCCGCCCGCCGCGTTCGATCTGGTGCATGCGCGGTATGTGATGATTCATATCGCGGACTATCAGACGGCGTTTGAGCGGATGTTGCGGTGCGTCAAACCGGGCGGTTGGGTCGTGATCGAAGAGCCGGATTTTCAAGCGGCTCGCGCCGTGGCCGGACCGGACGAGGCCCGGGCGGCCTTCGGGCGAGTAAGCGAGGCGATCGAGCGGATGTTCACGTCCCTCGGGATGGACCATGCCTTAGGCGCGAAGTTGCCCGTGTTGTTCCAGCGCCACCACCTGGACCAGGTGACGGTGGAACACGAGGGGCATTTATCCGCAGGCGGCGACCTGATTCCGCAGATGATGAAATTGTCTGCCGAGCAGCTTCAATCGAAGTATGTGGCGACAGGACTAGTGACGGAGTCCGATATGGAGCAGTATGGGAGGCTTGCCGACGATCCGGACTTCTGGGCCATTTATTACGCGACGGTGGCGGTGACCGGCTGGTGGCAGCCGCAATGCGGCGGGCGAACCCAAGGATAGGCATGCGATACATTGTAGGAGTCATGGGGCCGGCCAAGGCCAGGAAAAAAGATGTCGACAATGCTCGCGTGCTGGGCGAATTGATTGCGCGACGCGAGTGGGTGGTGCTGACCGGCGGTCGTGACGTCGGCGTGATGGATGCAGCCTGTCAGGGCGCCAAGAAGGTTCCCGGCAGCCTGACGATCGGGGTGCTGCCTTCGGCTCGTGAACGCGTGTCCAAGTATGTCGATCTGGCCATCATCACCGAAATGGGCAATGCCCGCAACAACGTCAACGTCATGTCCAGCAATGTGGTGGTGGTCTGCGGGCTGATGGGGGCCGGCACCGTGTCGGAGGTGGCGCTCGCGCTCAAGGCGGGAAAGCCGGTGATTCTGGTCGGGGCCACGCCGGCCGAGGAGAAATTTTTCAAGAAACTCGGTGGGCGGCTTATCGCTTCCGTGGACAGTCCGGAAGAAGCCATCGGGCTCATGATGAAACAGTTCGAACAGCAGCAACCGGATCTGGTCCAGGGGGCGCGCTCCTGGGGCGGGGTCTAGCAGGCGGCTGAAACAACCTCCCAGCGGGACACTGCCGCCTCACTATCTCGGCGGCGTTCACAAACGTGACGCGCTTTATTCCGCGCGTCGTGAACCTCCGAGGCTCAACGTACCGCACGCGGGAAAAAGAGCCTGTCTCGGCAGGCTGGGGGTGGGTGGATAAGAAGCATGTGGCCTCGCCCCTTCGCATTGCTGCGGCCTGGCTGGACGGACTTTTTGAACAGCTTATAAGCGGTTTGCGATCCCCTTCGCCACAGAACTGTTCTCGCACATTCCTTCAATGGACTACCAGTACGTTTTGCGTCGGCTTCTAACGCTTCGTCGTGAATGCAGGACGCCGCCGTGAATCGTGAACCGTATCTGGTTGGGGAGAGAAAAACTTTGGGGGACCTGATTCCGAGGTTTTTTTATGGAGAGGAGCGACGCGTCACGGGCCCGTTTCTCACTGGGGAGGGGGAGAACCGGACAGGGCACCCTGTTCCAACAACACCCCGGAGTTGTCGAAAGGAAGGCGGCCTTCCTTGGTATGAAGTACGCCTGTGACGTGGTAAGTGAGTGGCTGATCGCCGGAGAAGGACAGCAACTGTCGGACGACCTGTAAGGTCGAGGTGCTTGTTTCGACTGATGTGACCGAATCACTCAAGCGTGGCACGACCAATTCCTTGTTGCCTAGGCCTCGGGCCAGCCGGTTTCCATTCAGATCCAGGCGAAAGTCGATGCCGGTGACGGCAAGATCGAAGTCGTTGGGGTTCCGAATACGAAGATCCACCTGAAGTCGCTGCTCGAAGGCGCTGGCCTCGAGCGGCGTGACGTTGGTCACGAGGACTTCCGGCGCTTCCCCTTTCATGAACCAGGAGGCGCATCCGGAAAGCGTCAGCACCGCCACCAGTCCCACACGCGAAGCCAGTCGTCTCATCCTGCCCATCATACAGAAACATCCAATCGATTGCGATGCTCGTAGATAAGAGGTATAGCTTTGGCGCTGCGACCGCAGTCGCTCACGTACTTTGGTAAGATGAACAGCGAGGAGGCGGGTCAGTTGCAGGGAGGACTTATTCTATGAATATCGTGATACGCCGAGGCATGTATACGTGGCTGGTTCTGGCGATGGTGCTGGCAGGTTCACTGGCTTCGGTCGGGCAGGCCGCGGGTCCTGCCGGTCCGGCGAAAGCGTATTTTGCCGGAGGGTGTTTCTGGTGCATGGAGGAAGTGTTCGAGAAAGTGCCGGGCGTCATATCGGTGACCAGCGGATATATGGGCGGGCGGGTCGAACACCCCAGCTATGAGCAGGTCTCTGCCGGTGGAACGGGTCATGCCGAGTCGGTGGAGGTGGTCTACGATCCGGCCAAGGTGAGTTACACCGCCTTGCTTGACGCCTTTTGGCACAATGTGGACCCGGTCACGCCGAACGCACAGTTTTGCGACCATGGCAGCCAATACCGGGCCGTGATCTTTTACCAGGGCGACGAGGAGAAGCGCCTGGCGGAGGAGTCGAAAGGCGCCATCGAGCAATCCGGGCGGCTCCCAGGGAGGATTGTTACGGAACTCACCCTGGCTTCGACGTTTTATCCGGCCGAGGACTATCACCAGGATTTTTATAAGAAGAATCCGGTCCGGTACAAATTCTACAAATATAACTGCGGGCGGGCGCAGCGACTGGAAGATCTCTGGGGAGCTCCATGACAGGTGAGGGCTCGGAGGAATGGCTCGCGCGGCTGATCCGGGAATGTCGGACGATTGCCGTGGTGGGATTGTCGTCGAATCCGGCCCGACCCTCATACCGCGTGGCCGCCTACATGCAGCAGCAGGGCAAGGTAGTGGTTCCGGTCAATCCGCGCGAGTCGGACCTGTTGGGGGAGCGGGCTTATCCGGCACTCTCCGCTGTGCCCGGTCCGGTCGATATGGTGAATATTTTCCGACGATCTGAAGAGGCGGGCGCGGTCGTCGATGAAGCCATCCGGATCAAGGCCAAGGCGGTCTGGCTCCAGGAGGGCGTGATCGACGAGGCGGCGGCTGAGCGTGCGCGCCGGGCCGGGCTGCAGGTGGTGATGGATCGTTGCTGGCTGAAGGAGCATATGCGTTGCGTCAGTGGGGACGGCCCGGATGTCAGGCCGGCGAACGTATGAGCGTGGATCGTTCCCTGGTCCGCCTGATCCTGGTTATTGTCTGGCTGAACGGGGTGCATACGCTCGACCACATGATTCGGGGAGACTTCCACTGGCCGCTCGATGGGCAATCGGTTGGTTTTGTGCTCGTCGTCGCCGCCATCTACCTCGTCATTGGAATGGGAATACGGCTGTCCAACAGAGGGGTTGTCGGGCCCCTGTTCTGGGCCATCATCGGAGGCGGAGGATTGGTCTTTGGGTGGTTGTCCCACTTCAGTCCCTTCACCGACCAGCCGTTGCACGTGATCTACGGGAGCTATCACAATGCCACGGGTGGCGCTCTCGCGGTGTTATGTCTCATGCTGCTTATGGGCGTTGTGCTGACGGCGACGCTCTATTCGATCTACCTGTGGCATCACCAACGTCACATCACCGTGTCGCGTCCTGTTTCCCGGTAACCTCGTTCCCAGATCTTCCATCGATTTCCCTCTGAGCTGATTTGTGTCATTTTCTTGAGCATTCCGCCCCTCCATGGAATAGTGACGTGACGGTGCGCGGGTCTCTCTTGCACCGGCTTCCCTACCAATCATCCCTGGAGGTCATAGCCATGATGCCCTTGCTCACGGTGTGCGGTCGTTTGTTGTTCGTTCTTCCCATGGGGCTCTTCGTCATGGGTTGTACACAGTCGGCCCTGCAGGCGCCTTCTCCGCAGGAAAATCTTGGCATGGGCATCGTGACGGGAACGCTCGGTGCGCAAATCCCGGCTGCAGCCACGACCGGCGACCAGCCGGGCGGGTCGTTAGTCGGTCAGGTACAAGCCGTGGAAGGGGGAGCGTATCTGGTCCGCGATGTTCGCGGGCAGGAACATCGTATCCCCCATGATCAAAACACGAGGATCGATCGACCGGCCCATGTGGGCGATCGCATCCAATCCTGGTTCGATCGGCAGGGCCGAGCCGTGCTCATCAGAAGCCTTGATGAGGAGCCCCGGTAGGACGAGCCCGGCCCACGCCGCTCGAGTCCTCGCACGATCATGCAAGAGCCGGAATGGAATTCCCGTTGGGAGCGTGTCGCCCGCGTGCTCTGCCCGTTTGTGGTAGCCGGATGCCTGGTGGTGATGATGCCTCCGGTGAGCCGGGTCGCAATCGACCCTGCTATGAGCCATATCCCGTTCCCGCGCTCGCCCGAAACCATCGCCGCACTCATTGCCCACTCTGCCGCGCAATACGGGCTTGACCCGGCCCTCTTGCAAGCCGTGATCAAAGTCGAATCGAATTTCAATTCGGACGCCGTGTCGTCGAAAGGGGCCATCGGGTTGATGCAGCTCATGCCACTGACCGCGGC from Nitrospira sp. ND1 includes the following:
- a CDS encoding LOG family protein yields the protein MRYIVGVMGPAKARKKDVDNARVLGELIARREWVVLTGGRDVGVMDAACQGAKKVPGSLTIGVLPSARERVSKYVDLAIITEMGNARNNVNVMSSNVVVVCGLMGAGTVSEVALALKAGKPVILVGATPAEEKFFKKLGGRLIASVDSPEEAIGLMMKQFEQQQPDLVQGARSWGGV
- the msrA gene encoding peptide-methionine (S)-S-oxide reductase MsrA, encoding MNIVIRRGMYTWLVLAMVLAGSLASVGQAAGPAGPAKAYFAGGCFWCMEEVFEKVPGVISVTSGYMGGRVEHPSYEQVSAGGTGHAESVEVVYDPAKVSYTALLDAFWHNVDPVTPNAQFCDHGSQYRAVIFYQGDEEKRLAEESKGAIEQSGRLPGRIVTELTLASTFYPAEDYHQDFYKKNPVRYKFYKYNCGRAQRLEDLWGAP
- a CDS encoding methyltransferase domain-containing protein — protein: MLKTDYVFHATEEARELERLQMLERIFDPGTQRRMLATGLTTGWHCLEVGAGAGSIVRWLEQRVGPSGKVVAVDTNPRFLRGSGSSTIEILQGDICDMEFPPAAFDLVHARYVMIHIADYQTAFERMLRCVKPGGWVVIEEPDFQAARAVAGPDEARAAFGRVSEAIERMFTSLGMDHALGAKLPVLFQRHHLDQVTVEHEGHLSAGGDLIPQMMKLSAEQLQSKYVATGLVTESDMEQYGRLADDPDFWAIYYATVAVTGWWQPQCGGRTQG
- a CDS encoding LEA type 2 family protein; this translates as MRRLASRVGLVAVLTLSGCASWFMKGEAPEVLVTNVTPLEASAFEQRLQVDLRIRNPNDFDLAVTGIDFRLDLNGNRLARGLGNKELVVPRLSDSVTSVETSTSTLQVVRQLLSFSGDQPLTYHVTGVLHTKEGRLPFDNSGVLLEQGALSGSPPPQ
- a CDS encoding lytic transglycosylase domain-containing protein, encoding MQEPEWNSRWERVARVLCPFVVAGCLVVMMPPVSRVAIDPAMSHIPFPRSPETIAALIAHSAAQYGLDPALLQAVIKVESNFNSDAVSSKGAIGLMQLMPLTAAALHVLDPFDPKDNIHAGAALLRRLLNRFDGDLSLALAAYHIGETRVRQTLGTPALPATQLYVERVLGHYHRFRAESHQAAAHTRTSESGGEAFLASPRVRE
- a CDS encoding CoA-binding protein, whose amino-acid sequence is MTGEGSEEWLARLIRECRTIAVVGLSSNPARPSYRVAAYMQQQGKVVVPVNPRESDLLGERAYPALSAVPGPVDMVNIFRRSEEAGAVVDEAIRIKAKAVWLQEGVIDEAAAERARRAGLQVVMDRCWLKEHMRCVSGDGPDVRPANV